The stretch of DNA ACTACCCACTCAAGGTTGGTAATTGCACAGTTCCAACAGACTTCATGATAGTTGAGATGAAAGAAACCAACAGGCTCCCTCTCATACTAGGAACTCCCTTTCTCAACACTGTGGGGGCAAGCATTGATTTCCCAAATAAGAGAGTAACTCTTCTTCATGTGGATCCCAACACATCCTATCCTATCAAACCTTCCCCTACAATGTTTTGTGGAACAATCACTAGTGAAGAAGAGGCAACTAAGGAAGCCCATAGAGACTTGAATGATAAAGTGGGGATTAAAGAGACTACAAAGCTTGATGAGGAAATTTTGGATGGTGAGTATTTAGACTCTTTATTTGATGACCTCAAAGGAGATTCTAGAGAAGGGGATTTGGGTCAAGCaaataaagttgttgacaagaagaagaggaagaagaaacaaaaccagcTTCCCACCATTGTTTCTTCTCCTATGACTTTGTGTTTGCATCCCTTGGGGCTTGTTGATGGAGCAATAGAGTACAAAGTGAAGCACAAAGGTCCTTCTTCACCTTTTGCAAGTGTCAAAGCCAAGCTAGATCCCAACTATCATTATGACAAGGATAAGCTTCATGAACTTCTCTCAAGTGTCATTACTATCAACCTCCACTCTCCTTCCACCAATTCAACAGAATCTCAAGGGAGAACTAAAGCTTCTCCTATCACTCCATTCCCTAAGGTTCACAACTAGGGCCAAGGTATGGTCCTAACTTtccattgtatatatcatttgagtcttgttttctttattttgtagtCTTTCTCTTGGAATTTtctcacacagggactgtgtgaattaagtttgggggagggactaaccatctaacattgtgttctatttttattttcatgttgtgTGTGATGCATTGTTAATATCTATGtcttgagaaaaatcaaaaaaaaatttgaaaattttcaaaaaccaaaaacaaatgcatgtagctttgcatattcattcttgtgtttaggattgagtctagaagcatttagtatgcatttgcatttgcatttgggaTAATAATGAAGCTACCTTGTTAGAAGTAGAGTTTTAGGATTGAGCCCACagccctcatttatagttcattggtgcttgtttaatctttgggaaaaaaatgaagaatctaggCTTAAAAGCATTGTGTTACTTGAAAgcattttcttctagtgtaaagcttgctTGATAATTGttgcatctctatattatttggactttaatttgatctttaaattatcttgcatatggactatgaatgctagctcatggaactttcatttgggttaactatctcaatttgccactctattttgtttaacccaatctcttgccataCCTTTGAACcccaaccttttctttcaagtcttgtattgatttgttgagtgaggccttttcttgataatgctataggttgtgaaatcttgagagtattgagaatgacaaagaactggctcttgtttttaGCTAGGCTTGGAATCTTTAATGCTAGCTAAtaggactggttttgaaagaaataggtggctagaatgttgatttggggtcaagtttgggaacaagagagaataagaagggaaataaagatgaacttggtcaaaagaaaagaaaagaaaagtctctaAGGTTAAGTTAAGTTATAAGCTCTAAGTCTCAAAGAAAAGGGATANNNNNNNNNNNNNNNNNNNNNNNNNNNNNNNNNNNNNNNNNNNNNNNNNNNNNNNNNNNNNNNNNNNNNNNNNNNNNNNNNNNNNNNNNNNNNNNNNNNNNNNNNNNNNNNNNNNNNNNNNNNNNNNNNNNNNNNNNNNNNNNNNNNNNNNNNNNNNNNNNNNNNNNNNNNNNNNNNNNNNNNNNNNNNNNNNNNNNNNNNNNNNNNNNNNNNNNNNNNNNNNNNNNNNNNNNNNNNNNNNNNNNNNNNNNNNNNNNNNNNNNNNNNNNNNNNNNNNNNNNNNNNNNNNNNNNNNNNNNNNNNNNNNNNNNNNNNNNNNNNNNNNNNNNNNNNNNNNNNNNNNNNNNNNNNNNNNNNNNNNNNNNNNNNNNNNNNNNNNNNNNNNNNNNNNNNNNNNNNNNNNNNNNNNNNNNNNNNNNNNNNNNNNNNNNNNNNNNNNNNNNNNNNNNNNNNNNNNNNNNNNNNNNNNNNNNNNNNNCATTGTGTTACTTGAAAgcattttcttctagtgtaaagcttgcttgatcattgctgcatctctatattatttggactttaatttgatctttaaattatcttgcatatggactatgaatgctagctcatggaactttcatttgggttaactatctcaatttgccactctattttgtttaacccaatctcttgccataCCTTTGAACcccaaccttttctttcaagtcttgtattgatttgttgagtgaggccttttcttgataatgctataggttgtgaaatcttgagagtattgagaatgacaaagaactggctcttgtttttaGCTAGGCTTGGAATCTTTAATGCTAGCTAAtaggactggttttgaaagaaataggtggctagaatgttgatttggggtcaagtttgggaacaagagagaataagaagggaaataaagatgaacttggtcaaaagaaaagaaaagaaaagtctctaAGGTTAAGTTAAGTTATAAGCTCTAAGTCTCAAAGAAAAGGGATAGAAATTTTTGCTATAATCTCctagaatcaaaaagaaaagagtagagGGAAATCAAATAAGATTGGGAGTATAGCAAGGAAAGAATAAGAAGTAAAAGGAGCTAGTGTTTAAAGCAAAGAACAGCCTTAGAGATACACAAAGAGAATAAGACCTGAAGTTACAAAAAAGGGTTTAAGAGATCAaagttgagtttttgggtttgaaaagaaagaaagaaagatgagaaaaagggtagaaaagcttcaaggtgggtagaacatcaagagctaaactttgtatgcccaaattattctcagtcttagatagatTTCatgactgtctagcattcctctttgtttgagagttaACCACCCAAAAACACCATTTTCAACCACTTTATAAACAGCAtttcccttaaaccaattgagcttgatttattttccatttgcaagatcacaccaaacactttaaagaatgtgaaagagatgttcaataggattgcaagtctttgcCAATATTTAGAAGATgaatgatatgtctatattttgtctctgctaagcatgtttttgtcacgcatctagttaggataactaattgttttgcatgaatttctactctcttttgtacacttttcatatttaggtagttcttgcattatcttcacatacatcgtgcattttggagtatttcaggtatttttgAGACTTTGGAGCCAGGCTgtctcgagtcgcgccatcattccatcatcacacatccgcttgggtcgcgccatcattccatcatcacacatccgcttgGATCGCGCCgtcactccgtcatcacacatgTGCTTGGGTCACGCCATCATTCCATCGTCACACATccgatcgagtcgcgctgtTATGCCGATCGAGTCGCCGTTCGAGTCGTCCTTCGAACCACCGGTCGGGGGATTCAGCTTTTaacgtcttcatcaaagatgtagagaattgagtcatctttctaatgccgtttatttcaagccaatcggagctgtggttcaaaagttatcatcgttttagtggaagcgtatacatccagctcgagtcgcgctgtcgtgccgttcgagtcgtgccgttcgagtcgcgcCGTCATGCCGTTCGAGTCGCACTGTCATGTCGTTCGAGTCGCGctactcgagccaacgccatcactcactcgagccatcactcgttcgcacatgtcaggaagacgttccatcttacacgcttcaggagattcccaaaccgactcttcatcttgtcgttttaagttttagggattttatgtctttactataaatacgttttgttaagtctctGCGACaacatcttagtttttatctcgtttttattttgtaaggtttccctagccaccaagaaccgttctcagactttgtatccagatatcttttgatacattgagtatttgcatttgatttcttctacaaacttgtttatctcatttttacctatctaagaatgcttgtttcaatgttttctgagtttgtattgttgatgatgatttccggatctgagtagtgcgttagttcttgaggatgggatagattaggtggaggatcttaggatgtagggtgtttaagcttgatttgtatgattcccttctggactagagttagaattactagtttctctctgatcaattggaactaggttcgagacatttccacacccaaaaggtgttcgatgaaatgtctgaccaactagtgccagagacttacgttcctagcctaagagattagttgtctaggatgtttgttgacatgaatgaacttgtttgtcatgcctgctcgaccacgtttctctagcgagagctaggtatggaagtggttgagtctgagtagcttttaccaagagattggattagctaagttgtgatgttcattgtttagggatagattgcttgtggcatgttaaacactctgtagactaggatactccaccgacatcaattactcccatccttaggacttttatctttctgatttttattacattcccgaGACTATTTCGTTCCTCGTTTTCTTGTAGTTCATGTTTAGACTCGTTTAAGTTTCTATTCATTtccgcttcttgtcatgcaatctcgtttctagttctgtaactcattttcgttttgcattttgaccattctaggattgttagacaaacactcttcttgaattggcttgacttgtgattccttgattgcatcttgattgctagcaacatcccatttggattgacaccttaagtactacaacacttaaggttaattgaacctgctaggatagacacacaaaaaaacctagtatcaatttggcgccgttgccatttgggattcgttttgttacatttgagatttcaagttttgcaagattaagttctgttacacttatcattctgagtactgacttgttttggttgtttgcttttttgttttgcatctcaggaaccttCCTGTGATCGACGAAATCAATCGGTTGCAACacccacgacaagctcgtcaacctACTGATCATCTCTTACacgtcactatggaacaacagcATGAACCCCATCAGGGACCgtgaaacattggtgctggggatgcaccgaacactcacactcaacgtgctggaatcgtccctcccgccgtgccgaacaacaacttcgagatcaaaagtggtcttattaccatgatccaaggaaacaagtttcacaggttgcctatggaggatccactcgaccacttggacgagttctACCGTCTTtgtggtctcaccaagatcaacggcgtgagtgaggatggttacaagttgcgcctcttcccttTCTCCCTAGGAGAAaaggctcatcaatgggagaaaaaccttcccaagggatccatcaccacctgggatggttgcaagaaagcattcttggccaagtttttctccaactccagaacagcacgtctttggaatgagatttccagcttcactcagaagagctcagaatcattatGTGATGCATGGGAGcatttcaagggttaccacagccagtgcccacaccatggtttcagcaacgagtcattaCTGAgtactctctaccgtggtgttCTTCCCAAAATACGTATGCTGTTTGATACCACTTCTAACGGTAACTTCCTAAACAAGGACgtcgatgaaggttggcaactggtggagaatcttgctcagtccGACGGCAACTACAACgaggattatgaccgcacaTTTCGCGGCGACCTGGGTCTgaagagaagtacaagaaggacctcaagaatgtcaatgagaagcttgaccgtatcttgctgagccagcagaggagcgtccacttcttctctgaggatgaccctttccaagttccagatggggagggtgagcagagtGAAGAGATCAGCTATGTTCAGAATaagggtggatacaacaaaggttacaacccctacaagacgaaccccaatttgtcttaccgaagtaccaatgttgctaatccacaagatcaggtgtaccctcctcaacaacaacagcaagggcaacaaaaaccttttgtgccttacaatccgggattcgctccaaaacaacagttccagcagggttaccaagctccctcgggaccaccgccaggattccgccctcaaccagttcagcctacACCAACCCCAGATCAAGAACTGAAGCATATGATGCAACAaattcttcagggtcaagctagcggttcCATGGATACTGCAAAGAAGTTCGCTGACCTAAGTCAGCGGATGgaatgttcctacaatgatctgaacgtcaaattcgAAACTCTGAATTCGAAGATAAGGTACATGGAGGGCCAATCGGTttctacttctgcaccaaagcctggccaattcccaggtaaagctgttcagaaccccaaggagtttGCCAATGCCATTACGCTaagaagtgggaaaacattgcctcccaggcAAGGAGTACCagacgtcactgaggacagtgcggaattagatggggaggattttggtCAGGATGACACTCAGATGGAGAACCCCGTCGAGGCAGTCAAAGATCCAATCGAGCCAGTGAAGCAATCCGAGcctgaagctgttaaggagCCTGCTGTTCCTGAAGACAGACCTGCGAAGTTCATCCCTCCAccgtacaagcctcctctaccatttccagtgaggttcaagaagcagcttactgagaagtacaaagccttgttcgaaaagcaagtcaaggagattgagttgagaatGCCATTGCTagatgcattcgcacttgttcctcactaccagaaattcctcaaggacttagtgatggagagatcaaaagaagttcaaggcatggtggtactaagtcttgagtgcagtgcaatcatccagaagaaggttgtacccaagaagctcaaagatcctggatcattcactcttcCCTGCTCCATTGGACCCATGTCTTTTGAGAGGTGcttatgtgatcttggcgcttcagtgaatctgatgccattctctgtggctaagaggttgggtttcacaaggtttaagggatgcgacatctccctcatcctggcagatagatcagtgagacttccacatggtatcTTAGATGACTTACAtgtcaggatcagagacgtggaagtacaaaccgacttcgtggttctggagatggatgaagaacctaaAGATCCTCTGATTTTAGGAAGACCCTTCCTagcgactgctggagccatcattgatgtcaggaATGGCAAGATTGACCTCAATCTGGGCAacgacttcactatgaagtttgacatcaaggataccttAAAGAAGCCAACGATAGGAGGACAAGTTAgctacattgaagagatggataaattGGCTGACGAGTTGTTGGAGGAACTAGCTGAAGAAGATCATCTCAAAACCGCTCTaaccaaggatggagaagaagggtttctGCATGgggagaccacttgttacaagaatctgctagaTTCCCACAAAGAAACGGATGGGTCAGAGGAATTCGAGCAGATATCTGACGTAGAGGAGGTATgtgcagttgagacagagagttcagaacgtgATATCTGCCGTTCGACCGACGTCAAGACCCGACTCGAGACACCATTGTCCCGTTCGATCGAGTCGCATCCCTCTCACTCGACCGCGATCGTTCCAGACTCCTGTGCTGACAACTGGTCagaactgaaagctccaaaggtagaactcaaaactcttcCTTCTGGGCTCAGGTACGTctttctgggaaccaattctacttatcctgttatagtgaatgctaggttgagtgatgatgaattggggaTGCTAGTAACTGAGCTAAAAAAGTATAGAAAGGCTATTGGTTATTCTTTAGATGACATCAAGggaatttcacctagtctttgcacccataggatcaatcttgaaaatgaatcatatgctagtattgaaccccaaagaagattgaatcCTAATCTGAAAGAGGTAGTTAAGAAAGAAATNNNNNNNNNNNNNNNNNNNNNNNNNNNNNNNNNNNNNNNNNNNNNNNNNNNNNNNNNNNNNNNNNNNNNNNNNNNNNNNNNNNNNNNNNNNNNNNNNNNNNNNNNNNNNNNNNNNNNNNNNNNNNNNNNNNNNNNNNNNNNNNNNNNNNNNNNNNNNNNNNNNNNNNNNNNNNNNNNNNNNNNNNNNNNNNNNNNNNNNNNNNNNNNNNNNNNNNNNNNNNNNNNNNNNNNNNNNNNNNNNNNNNNNNNNNNNNNNNNNNNNNNNNNNNNNNNNNNNNNNNNNNNNNNNNNNNNNNNNNNNNNNNNNNNNNNNNNNNNNNNNNNNNNNNNNNNNNNNNNNNNNNNNNNNNNNNNNNNNNNNNNNNNNNNNNNNNNNNNNNNNNNNNNNNNNNNNNNNNNNNNNNNNNNNNNNNNNNNNNNNNNNNNNNNNNNNNNNNNNNNNNNNNNNNNNNNNNNNNNNNNNNNNNNNNNNNNNNNNNNNNNNNNNNNNNNNNNNNNNNNNNNNNNNNNNNNNNNNNNNNNNNNNNNNNNNNNNNNNNNNNNNNNNNNNNNNNNNNNNNNNNNNNNNNNNNNNNNNNNNNNNNNNNNNNNNNNNNNNNNNNNNNNNNNNNNNNNNNNNNNNNNNNNNNNNNNNNNNNNNNNNNNNNNNNNNNNNNNNNNNNNNNNNNNNNNNNNNNNNNNNNNNNNNNNNNNNNNNNNNNNNNNNNNNNNNNNNNNNNNNNNNNNNNNNNNNNNNNNNNNNNNNNNNNNNNNNNNNNNNNNNNNNNNNNNNNNNNNNNNNNNNNNNNNNNNNNNNNNNNNNNNNNNNNNNNNNNNNNNNNNNNNNNNNNNNNNNNNNNNNNNNNNNNNNNNNNNNNNNNNNNNNNNNNNNNNNNNNNNNNNNNNNNNNNNNNNNNNNNNNNNNNNNNNNNNNNNNNNNNNNNNNNNNNNNNNNNNNNNNNNNNNNNNNNNNNNNNNNNNNNNNNNNNNNNNNNNNNNNNNNNNNNNNNNNNNNNNNNNNNNNNNNNNNNNNNNNNNNNNNNNNNNNNNNNNNNNNNNNNNNNNNNNNNNNNNNNNNNNNNNNNNNNNNNNNNNNNNNNNNNNNNNNNNNNNNNNNNNNNNNNNNNNNNNNNNNNNNNNNNNNNNNNNNNNNNNNNNNNNNNNNNNNNNNNNNNNNNNNNNNNNNNNNNNNNNNNNNNNNNNNNNNNNNNNNNNNNNNNNNNNNNNNNNNNNNNNNNNNNNNNNNNNNNNNNNNNNNNNNNNNNNNNNNNNNNNNNNNNNNNNNNNNNNNNNNNNNNNNNNNNNNNNNNNNNNNNNNNNNNNNNNNNNNNNNNNNNNNNNNNNNNNNNNNNNNNNNNNNNNNNNNNNNNNNNNNNNNNNNNNNNNNNNNNNNNNNNNNNNNNNNNNNNNNNNNNNNNNNNNNNNNNNNNNNNNNNNNNNNNNNNNNNNNNNNNNNNNNNNNNNNNNNNNNNNNNNNNNNNNNNNNNN from Camelina sativa cultivar DH55 chromosome 9, Cs, whole genome shotgun sequence encodes:
- the LOC109126167 gene encoding uncharacterized protein LOC109126167, which translates into the protein MIVEMKETNRLPLILGTPFLNTVGASIDFPNKRVTLLHVDPNTSYPIKPSPTMFCGTITSEEEATKEAHRDLNDKVGIKETTKLDEEILDGEYLDSLFDDLKGDSREGDLGQANKVVDKKKRKKKQNQLPTIVSSPMTLCLHPLGLVDGAIEYKVKHKGPSSPFASVKAKLDPNYHYDKDKLHELLSSVITINLHSPSTNSTESQGRTKASPITPFPKVHN